Part of the Candidatus Methanomethylicota archaeon genome, GAGTAAATGTATTATTTGGGTTGTGTGTATGGTTAAGATTGTGGCTTTAGGTTTCCTCACGAAGTATGTTGGGGGGAGTGTTGTTGAGGTTAAATTGGATTCCCCGAGGAGGATTAGGGAGATACTTGACATCCCACTTGAAGCTCAGAGTAGAATTATAATTTTAGTTAATAATTCTCCTGGAAACCTCGATTCCATTGTGGATGATGATGACACGGTAACCTTAATGCCAATAATAGGTGGGGGATAGCTTCCAACTATACAAAAGTTTTTCTACTCTCCATACACCACTATATTTGGTGGAGTTTTTGTCTAAGAGGTTTACTTGGCTTGAAAAGTTGGAGCTAATCCTTCCTGGGTTTAGTGGTTATAAGAAGAGGGAGCTTGTACGTGAGGATGATAGGCTTTTGAGGGGTTATCTTGTTAAGCTACTTACGGATGCTAAAAACTATTTGGAGGAGGCTGCATCAATTATGAGTGAATATGATTTCACATTGGCTAAGAAGATTAATACTTTAGCTTCTAATGTTAGATTGGCTTCAGATAAGTTGAGGTTTGCTGAGTCTGGTTATGCTCCACATTACAATATAGTTAAGGTTGATCTGCCAAATCTTGAGGAGATGAAGCGTTTAGATGAGGAGCTTGTATCCATTGTCAATGAAATTTTAAATTTGTCTAAGAGTGTTAAGGAGGCTGCATCAGTTTCAACTGTTAAGGTTGAATTGCTAAATAAGATCAGCGAACATTTATCCAAGGTGGATGACATTATGGGTAGGAGGATTAAGGTTTTAAGGGGGGTGGGGTAGTTGGCGAACATATTTGGTAGAGGTTTGGGGAAGGCTGCTAGAGCTACTGGATTGAAGCCTAAGCTAATTGAATGGGTTAATCCATCTGATACTGAGATTGTGTGGAAATATCCAGATGAGGTTATACCTTGGGGTAGCGTTGTCATTGTGAAGGAGTTTGAGAATGCATTATTTTATCGTGATGGTAAACTTTATGGTTTACTTGGAGCTGGGAGGCATGTTCTAGATACACAGAACGTCCCATTTCTAAGTGGGCTTGTGGAGGGGCTTTATGGAGAGAACATTTTCCGATGCATGATAATATATGTTTCCCTGAGAAGATTTCAAGGTAAGTTTGGTGGTAGAACTCAAACAATTGAATTGGCACCACTATTATTCCATGGAAGCTTCTACTTTAGGATTGAGGATCCAAGCCTCTTCGTAAATAAAGTTGTTGGACCGCAATCGGTTTTCACCACAGATGAATTGAATGAGTATTTGAGAGGGTACTTTAATGAGAAGATTATGGCTTACTTGAGTTCCACTAGTATTCAAGATGTTTATATGAAGCAAGCTGAAGTTACTGAGCGTGTAACCATGCTTTTAAGGAAAGACTTCAAAGATATAGGGGTATCCCTTGAAAAGGTGGTTTTTGAGGGTGTGGATACTGAGGGGCCTTGGCGTGACAGATTATTCTGGATGATGCGTGGTGGAGTGCAAACTGGATATGTTCTACAAATGGAGACTGTTAAGGAGGTTGCTAAGGAGCTTGGTAAAAGTCCTGGTGCAGCCATTGGAACTGGGATGGTTATGGTTCCACCATTGATGCAGCCTCCTCCACCCCCTCAGCCCACAACTGCGCCTACAGCTGCCCCTCAACTTGCAGCCCCTGTAGCCGCTCCATCCTTCGCCATATGCCCATATTGTGGTAAACAAGTTCCAATTGGAGCAAATTTCTGCCCATACTGTGGTAGGAAGGTTAAATGGTGTTCAAAGCAACATATATGTACTGAGGAAGCCAGGTTCTGTCCAGTTTGTGGGGAAGAGTTGAAGTAGAGAACCCCTTTCTTCGAGGGGTCAATTGAATGTCTACGGTGGTTCAGGAGTTTAAGTGTAGGAATTGTGGTGGTAAGCTTGACGTCACCCCTGAAACCATAATGGTTATTTGCAGTTATTGTGGTACTCCCAATTGGTTTGTGGATTCCACTGAAGATATATTGGTGGTTCCATCTGTGGGTAGAGACGATGTTGTTAAAAGCTTCCTGACTAGGGTTTCTGAAGATTTCGATTTGAAACGTATTGCAGATAAAATTCGGATTGTTGAAGTTAAGGGGGTTTATATCCCATTCTACTTCTTCTCCATTAAGGTTGAGGGTTTCTATGAGGGGTGGAAGATCGAGAGGGTTGTGGAGACTACGGGTAGGAGGACTCAAGTTAAGACTAGGAGGAGGCGTGTTTCAGAAAGTTTTTCCACAGTATTAAAGATACCTGTTTTGGCTAGGCGTAGTGCTGAGGACTTCTCATTAAAGGAGCTTACATCACACTACAATTACAGTAATCCCCAAAGCATTCCAATTGGTGATTTGAAGGATTTAAAGAATCTTAAAATGACCTTCTTGAGGTCTGAGATTGGAGTTGAGGAGGCTTCTGTGATTGCTAGGGATGATGCTGGGGATATAATGCTTAGGAGGGTTTCATCTAAAGTTGATGAGTTGACGAAGTTTGTTTGTAACACTAAGATTGTTGAGAAGTCTAAGTTGACGTTGCTCCCATACTGGTACATTATTTATAGTTATGGTGAAGCACAGTATAGGGTGGCATATGCTGGTTGGGATTGCCATCTACTATTAGCACAGGAGCCTGTCATGGTTTATCATAGGGTTAGCTATATGCTTGGGGCTGTATCTGGATGCTTAATTTCAGCTTTGGGTTTAGCTTTCACATTTGCTGTGGGGTTAAATCCAATTTATAGTTTATTCAGTTTGGCTGCTGGATGTGCTGTAAGTTGGTTTTTTGGTGGGAAGATAGTTGAGGATGTTAGAGTTGAGGGTGGTTGAGAATTGAATTATACTTGTAGTAATTGTGGTGGAATTTTTGATGTTCCTGAGGGTGTAAGTATAGTTACATGTCCATATTGTGGATTAACCGTTAACATTAAGGTTGGAAAACTTGATTTTGAGCATTACTTCTATCCAGCAGTTTATGATGATCAGGCTGCTTATGGTAGATTGAAATCCATTTTATCAAGGCAGTTTGGTGTTCCAAGGGGGTTTAGTGATCAAATTAATCTTGTGGGTAGAGTTTTACATTATATTCCACTTTACGTATTTTATGTTGAGGGTAAGTCTAAGGGGGGTCCTGAAGTTCTTGAGGTTGGTTATGTGGCTTTGCCGGCATTGAAGATGCTTCCAGTGCCCATACCTCAAGGGTATAGTTTCCCAGTTAGGGGTAAAATATATTTCAAGCCTCAAATAATTAAGGATGCAAAGTTCTATTCACCCACAGTTTCCGTTGATGATTTGGAGAAGATTGCTAGGGCGAGGGTCTATAATAGGTTTTCTAGGGAGCTTGATCTTGCTGGTAGGGGGTTGGAGGCTAAGATTGATAGTAGATGTGAGGGTCTTGTTCACTACCCTATATGGGAATTCAAATACAATTATCTGAATTATCAGTTTAATGGGTTTGTGGATGCAGTTAATGGTGAAGTTCTTTATGGTCAATACCTTGTTTCAACTATGCATAGGACTTTATCCATGTCTCTAGGTGCTGGGCTTATACTTGCTGGCGCTGTTATTGGGTTAATTTCGGGTTTAGCGTTGTCAGCTCCATTGATTGGTTTGGTTGGAGGGGTTCCGCCAGCATTTGCTGGGGCAATTCCACTATTCATGAAGGGTGCATATAAAGTTCAAACCTACACTTTGAAGGTTTTTGGAACTTATGAGAGGGAGGCCAGTTTAGGTAAGGAGATACTTGAAGCCATAAAGTTCATTGGTAGAATACCAATTTAACGTGATGGCAACGCTTATTAGTAGAATGTTATCCTCATTTCCTCAATTGATTTAAGTGGTTTTTATGCGGGTTTCCAGCATAGTTTTCCTCGGTTTAGCTCACGCCATTAATCATAGTTTCCTATTGGCTATACCCGTTCTACTTCCACAGATAGCCAGCTCCCTCCATATAAGTATTTATGATATGGGTTATGTTACTTCATTGGCATACTTCCTCTATGGTTTTGGATCCATATTTGCTGGCCCCTTATCTAGGCGGTTTTCCAGTAGGAGATTAGTCTTCCTCAGTCTACTTTTCTCTGGACTATCACTATTCCCACTACTTATATATGTGAATGTTTATGTTTTCACATTCTCCCTAGCCCTTAATTCATTTTTTGCAAGTATATATCATCCCATAGCCAACAAGTTGATTTCAGAAGATTATTATGGTAGTGTTGGTAGGGTTATGGGATTGCATGGTCTTGGTGGAAGTTTGGGTTCCGTTGTTGTTCCAATGTTCTCCATAGCCATATCGCAAATCTTTGATTGGAGAGCTTCACTTATACTCTTGGGTTTTCTATCAATGCTTTTATCCATTGCCTTCATCACTGGTGGATCTAAGCCTATTCGCATAGAAGCTGAGGGTTTGAAGATTAAGTTTCCTTATAGTAGGGTTAAGTGGATAATCCTATTTTCCATTTTTATTGGATTGTTTTCCCGTGGTTTTGAATTGTTCTTACCATCATTACTTATTTCAAGGGGGTTTGATCAGTTTTATGCTGCAATGGCCATGTCACTATTATTGCTCACTGGGGTTTTTGGGCAAATTTTCGGTGGCTTCTTCGCTGACGCTAAAGGTTCTTTGAAAGCTTTATTTTTAAGCTTTGTTCT contains:
- a CDS encoding SPFH domain-containing protein; the protein is MANIFGRGLGKAARATGLKPKLIEWVNPSDTEIVWKYPDEVIPWGSVVIVKEFENALFYRDGKLYGLLGAGRHVLDTQNVPFLSGLVEGLYGENIFRCMIIYVSLRRFQGKFGGRTQTIELAPLLFHGSFYFRIEDPSLFVNKVVGPQSVFTTDELNEYLRGYFNEKIMAYLSSTSIQDVYMKQAEVTERVTMLLRKDFKDIGVSLEKVVFEGVDTEGPWRDRLFWMMRGGVQTGYVLQMETVKEVAKELGKSPGAAIGTGMVMVPPLMQPPPPPQPTTAPTAAPQLAAPVAAPSFAICPYCGKQVPIGANFCPYCGRKVKWCSKQHICTEEARFCPVCGEELK
- a CDS encoding MFS transporter, whose amino-acid sequence is MRVSSIVFLGLAHAINHSFLLAIPVLLPQIASSLHISIYDMGYVTSLAYFLYGFGSIFAGPLSRRFSSRRLVFLSLLFSGLSLFPLLIYVNVYVFTFSLALNSFFASIYHPIANKLISEDYYGSVGRVMGLHGLGGSLGSVVVPMFSIAISQIFDWRASLILLGFLSMLLSIAFITGGSKPIRIEAEGLKIKFPYSRVKWIILFSIFIGLFSRGFELFLPSLLISRGFDQFYAAMAMSLLLLTGVFGQIFGGFFADAKGSLKALFLSFVLVPISLIFIVFGRWSIYMSLFGVFLYGFSFYAHQPPSTKIQSELVDSSLTGYVYGLFFCINFSLGSVSSSLTGFLAGVYGLEAAYVFLTALTMLSLLTVIIMYAKYSKLFMEKRYM